The Ahaetulla prasina isolate Xishuangbanna chromosome 7, ASM2864084v1, whole genome shotgun sequence genome segment TTTTTTCCTTGCTGGCTTAGCCTTAAAAGCCTCTGCCAAGCTCTGATTGGAAAGTCAACAGTCCTTTGCATTTTGAAACGGTACAAAAAGATGTGATTCATATAGTGATTCTTCTCACCGGGAAAGGCTGAAGATCTTCAGTATCATCTCGGATGACCActatatgaaaaaagaaatattatgcgGGGGAACAGAAAAAACACATAAAATTCATATACATAAATTGAATGTCCTTTTTGTATTCAGtttttatatttcatataaatattttatattttagccaTACTGTATATAACTACCTCCCCCAATAATCAAAGAGAAGAAACATCAGGATAATATATTTTTGGAGTCATATCTCTTAGTTCAGTTTTAGCATAGTTcttaataatattgtaattttggattttaatattttaacatttttaaagttgTTCTGTAACCTGGAACCTCTTGTTTTTGTTGCATAAACAGCTTTCAGTGATTAAATGCCAttcattttccatttatttttatataaggaGGGATTCTTAAGTTTTGTTTAAGTATTAATTCAGAccagtttaattattttaatgcacctgacaaatttttaattttgctaCATAACTTCCCCAAACATGACCTCCTGACTGCTCCCTTCAATTACGAAAAGAATTGGGGATTATAGCCCACCATATTAAAGAGCAACAAGTGGAATAAGGGTTGTGCTTAGGAAAGCCAGATGATTTCCACTCAGCTATTTCACCGCTCTGAATTCAACAGATTTCTTTAGTAGCTATATCATTAGATATTGGTATATGTCACTCACCCTGTTCTTCTTCCCCAAAGCTTTTTTCTTGCGTTTTATCCAAGTTAGCCAACTCAAGGTCAGGTGGTCTTGTTTTTTGTTCTTCTCCTTTCCCATCAGAACATCCCCCATTGTATAGAAATGTCTGTACTGTACAACTTGATGCAGGACCAAAACCTGCTTTAAGATGAGGTATTGGATCACTGTCAGTTGAAGGAGTCCATTCCCCCAGTTGAATACTGGACTGGGATGCATGACCAAAGGCGCTCCATCGAGGCTTTGAACTCTCCGAATCCGAAACCAGCTCTCCAACTTTAAAATGTGACTCAGAGGCATGGCCATGGACATTCCACCGAGGTCGAGAAGATAGACTTTCGGAAACATTTTCCCCAGTACAGATATTGGTATCCAAGATGTCCCCCTGAGTGTTCCATCGAGCTCTTGTGGCTTCTACCTTTGGCACATATTCACCAATCTCTATATTAGCATCTGAAGCATGACCATGAATGTTCCACCTGGGTCTTGAGAGCTCTACCTCAGAGGCATATTCTCCAACAGGAATATGAGCTATGGAAACATGCCCATGGATGTTCCAGCGAGGCCGGCGAGGCCCTTCTCCAGAAGTATATTCTCCAACCTTGATGTGTGCATCTGAGGAATGCCCATGGGGATTTGAATGTGGTTGGGAGAGTTCAGTATGAGGAACGTAGCCTCCTATTTTAATACTCGCATCAGATATGTGGCCATGAATGTTCCACCGAGGTCTCCTGCTTTCAACATCGAACACATTTTCGCCAACCTGAATGTGGCTTTGTGAAACCAAAGGGCTGAGAACAGTGTTAAAATCATATTCATTATCCAGAGAAGCATGGAAGACTGCTTCTCCTTCTGTAGCCTCTTTTGGCAGAGAATCACTTTCCTTTCTTTGATCACTTAAGGAAAGATCTGAATTGATACTTTCCAAAGCTTCATCCAACAGGTTTGCCTGTTGCGTCGTTTGGAGTATTTCTTCTTGGGGTTTTGGCAAAAAATCTTCAAAATTCAGACCAAGCTCAGACATACCCTTTGAAAGTGTTGCCATCTGATCACTAGACACTGTTTGAGAAGCAACTTCTGCTTCTTCCGATTCAGAGCAGTCCGTAGGCTGCACATTTAGGGGCTGTGTTAATTCCAATGACTGATCATTTGAAATGTAATTTGTCAGTTCAGATTTTGTATCTCTCCCCATGTTCATAACCTTTTGATGGTCAGACTCTAAAGAAGTTACCTTAAAtgcaaaaattgaaaataattacAATATATATGTAATTCAATTACATAGCTGACTTAtattcaattcttttctttcatttgaagTTTCTGAAATTACTTACATACGATTTTAATTTACAGTTGTACCAGCTCATCTTATTGTCTTCACTAAATTTCTCAAAGGGTTCAACAGTATTTCATATACCATGGAAATCATCTGGGTTACCACAAACATATAAGCACTAATCAAAGGGCATATTCATCTTTAAACCAACAGCCAATTTAATGGTAGGCTACATGTATGAAGAAAATGGACTGCAACTTAAAACAAAAATCAGGATGGCTACTTCAAATCTGAATAGAATAAACATGGCTAAAAGGAGAAATGGTCTGAAGTAAGATAGttccttatatttattttaaaactgcatCAGTTTTGATTGGCCaacatgctaaaaaaaaatataaaaaatgactTTCCTGAATTCCAGGAAATGATGTAGATATACATACTATACTATTACACACTATTTGCTCATTAGAGATGGAGCAAAGCATTGAAAGGGGTACATTGCAATATGTACCAATATAATAAAGTACACCCTGAAAGCATTATGCTTTCTGTACCAAACTAATATTAACTTTTGTTAATATTGAAACTTTATCCCGTTTTTACACTCTTGAACAGGAAAAGTTATGGCTTTTTAATAACACAGAGTTAAATGATACTTTTTGTAGTTGTAAAAATGGCTATTGTCAAGTATCAGTCTATGATAAAATGTCTCTTTTTACTAGACATTTTACTAGCTTTTAAACTCTGGCCCCAAGCTATATATGTAAGAAGAAGTACAAACCTGAAGATCAGCATCTCTCCCTTGGCCTGCAGCCAGCATAACCTGTTGACTTTGGTCTTCTGGAATTATATTTACTTTTTTCCTGTACTTTCCACCAGGAAGTTTTTCAAGCATGTcctaaatataaaatagaaatattaatgttTGTAATAAGTAGGTtcaatgtgattttaaaaaaagaaagaaaagtatcaGTACCTCAATATGTTGTTGATCTTTTAACAGAAAATTGAGACGGGCTGCTTCCAGTTTATGCCTCTGTATTCTCCataaagcttttttttctctACGAGCTGCATCTTCAGACAGCTTAGTATAATGGTCAATTAACTCTTGTctaaatggaaaggaaaaaaaaataccattggTATCTTAGATCAAAGATACTATTAAAGCAGAGCAAAACTAGCAAAGTTGATTAATACAAATTGCATTACTTCCAAAATAAATTCAGCCCTAACGGTCCAAATTAATGAGCAAGATAGACATTCATGGAATTCAATTTAATGAAGTTACCTGTAATGTAATTATAGTGTTCAAAGCTTACAAAATAATTACCAAAAAAATCTACGCTAACTGCCATGTGTTGCTGTGTCAGATGGCAAGATTAATATTGCTCTATCACAGTTCTGTACTGTAAGTAAAAATACACTTCAGTTGGTACTTCTGTCAGCGTGTGTTCTTTTAATAGTTTACTCTGATGAGTGGTGCATGATCCATTAGATTGGCTGAATTCATCACTACGTTTGACAACTCGACAGACAAAAATATGGCACACTAGGACCATGCAATGCTTCAGATGTGATTTAGACGAGGTGTTTCAGAACAGTTTGGAACAGGAATGCAGCTTCTCTCTACCAGCTCATGAAAGCAACTGCTTCTGTTTTCATTTAATGAGCTGCAGAGAGGTGCTGCATTTGTATTTCAGCGTATTTCAAACCATCTCTTTTTAAGTTATGCATTCATGATTTAGAGATTTTCAGTATTagcataaaaaataaacattcttgTCAAtgcttacgggaccgtctgctgccaccgattgcctctcactgacccgtgcgctctcacagggaaggactcctcagggtgccgtcggccaggcactgccgactggcgacacccaggggaagggccttttctgtgggggctcccaccctctggaacgaacttcccccaggacttcgcaacttcctgaccttcgaacctttcgccgcgagcttaagacacatctgtttatttgcgcaggagtggactagaattttaaattttgaatttggttttaattggggtttttattacttttattgctattttaaatattcagccttatttaataagttttttaattgatgttttattctgtatttatatgtatgttttttatcaggctgtaaaccgccctgagtccctcgggagatagggcggtataaaaatgcgaataaataaataaataaataaataaaatgctaaatTAAATCTGCTCTTGATCACTAAAAAATCTGAACATGAAATACTGTGATTTCCTTACCTTGCCCTTTTCTCTAAATCTTCTTCTAAAGCTTTcagtctcttctccctctctctgagTTCCCGAGCATAactaaaatcatcatcaatttctTCCTGTTTCAGAGTACGTCGACGCTATCAAAATATTCAGAAAGATTTTCAGAATAATTTTCCAAGACTGTATACTGAGCTGTATATTTTTTCaggcaaattatatatatattgctcccagaagcacgaagctgaagcctgaagatgacgaatgagacttcgtcgaaacgtcaccaaggcacttccaattttacacgggagaaaacccaaacaacacacacacacacacatacacacagctgCTAGTGAAAATGTACATTTCAGATGAATAAAAACATACCTCTTGATCTTTTACAAATTGTTCTTTCAACTTCTGAAATTGTTCACGTTTTTTTACATCCAGTGCCATTTTTTCTGATATCTGTTgatctaaaaataaaatgcatatttttataagaaaaaaacatAGAAGAAATTCAACTAGACTGCAAAGACAAGTATAAATTACCAGTAATGGCTTTGAGAGCTTTGCTAGCTGTTTCTCGAGCATGAGCATTTAACTCCTGTTTCTCAATTTCCATGCGCAAAACCTAGGAGAAAATCCATATGATTTACTGTAATTTCCAAATGTTATATCGTAAAAGGAGACATACATTAAATAAATTAGTAAATTTGAAATTCAAAATGTTATCACTCAGAAACCAAAATCTTGTCTAGATTTTGCCTAGATCCTGGACAATATAATGGAATAATTTCCAGTGTgaaattattctgttaaatatattTACCTTTTCTTCCTTGCTGATGGTACTATAGCGAGCAATTCTTTCCATTCGACCTACATAGACTGCACAATCTTTTTCAATCTCTTTTAACTCATCAAGGGAGAAAGTTACAGAAATCCGAGGAACAGGAATATCAGACCAGCATATGTAGTGCTGCAAAAATTGAAAGATTAAAACcaactttgtttttaaattatacacCTTTAACTTTTCATTAGCTACCTACGTTGTTTAAAGGCCACAATCCTATACTTTCTGAATCTGATGGGCTTTATTCCTCCTGTGTTTCTACTAtgaagaagataaaaaaataatctaaagCAAGCAATATAGAAGATATTCTGACCGCtcgttaaaaaaaatagtttttaggaACCTGCAAATAAAATGAACTCTAGAATTTCATGGAAATCATGACATAAAAGGAGACAGGACGTGAAACCCCTAAAACACAGAGCAGGGATCTCAAAACTTTGCAACTTTAGATTTGTCAACTtcaggttgaagtccacaagtcttaaagttgcctagctTGGACTATGCAACTGCACCttgtaagaaaacaaaaacaacagccaTGCAAGCTAGCAATTCCTTACTATAAGAGCCTGAAGCAGTAAAGATAAAGGATAGAACAGAACAATTTACAAGACTTATCAAATCCAATACCAATTATAACCTCCTTCTGATACATTTGGGAATAAATAATACTGTAAAAAAACAGCCAGGACCTCCACCTATGTTGAACATGATTGGTCACACAAACAAAagtggtataaataaataaattggggtgAATGGGAGAAATCTGCTTTCTAGGACCGCAATCTGAATTATCTAGATGATGGATTGTTGGCACCTAACAAggattggtaaaaaaaaatatttggacaaAGTGTGGCAAAGTTCAAAAGGCTTGAAACCAAATCCTCTGCAAAGTGGAAATAAAAATGCTGAAGGACCACAGAAAGAGATTTGTGTAATGCAAAAATTGTGCTTCTTAAGCCACTCAAAGAAAACTGAGAAACAACATTAGTTCATCACGTTCATGCCCTTCAATGTTAGTACTAATGTTTGGAGTATGGAAATAAACATGACCTTGAGTTCTCAATACAGAATATGGAAGGTACAACAGAGGCTGAGTGAAATGACTATGTCTGCAACACAGCAAGCGAATTATACTATTTATTCAAAAGGTAACAGAAGCAatactccactgtaaaaacatatggactacaaatcttgatcaaggcaaaacaatagatgcaatctacatagacttctgcaaagcttttgactcagtagtacacgataaacttctcctaaaactaaaatcctatggcatctcaggaccccttcacaaatggatatctgcttttctgtctaacagacaacaagtggtcaaaattggcaatgctttatcaaatcctgttcctgtcaagagtggcgtccctcaaggcagcgtccttggaccaacactcttcatactattcattaatgatctttgtgaccatatctcaagtaattgtgttctctttgctgacgatgtcaaactatttaacaccacagacaatacatctatcattcaaaaagaccttgatcatctaaccgcttggtctaaaacttggcaactccaaatctcaaccagcaaatgctcagtcttacatataggaaaaaagaacccaaacactaagtacatactagatggacattaccttagagATGACCCCattcctgttaaagacctcggagttttcatgtcaaatgatctaagtgccaaagcccactgcaactacatagcaaaaaaagctctaagagttgtaaacctaatcttgtgtagcttcttttccaaaaacaccacactactaaccagagcatataaaacatttgctagaccaattctagaatacagctcgcctgtttggaaccctcaccacatctctgacatcaatacaattgaacgtgtccagaaatattttacaagaagagttctccattcctctgaaaacaacaaaataccttatcctgccagacttgaaatcctaggcttagaaaacttggaactccgtcgcctacgacaagacctaagtttaactcacatctattgtaatgtccttcctgttaaagactacttcagcttcaattgcaataatactagagcaaccaatagatttaaacttaatgtcaaccgctttaatctagattgcagaaaatatgacttctgtaacagaatcatcagtgcttggaatactttacctgactctgtggtctcttcccataatcctaaaatcttcaaccaaaaactgtctactattgacctcaccccattcctaaggggaccataaggggcgtgcataagcgcacaaacgtgcctaccgttcctgtcctattgtttttcttttcttcttcctatatacatatatgcttatacctccttatatttacccatatatgtgtttatatattatataatctttttgtatgatacctacatatattgttatgacaaaataaataaataaataaataaataaataaataaataaataaataaataaataaataaatacatacaaagcAGGGAAAAGGAATTGTAAATATTAACCCTGCTTAGAGACTACAGGAAGCAAGGAAAAGATGTGGATAGTACTGTACTTTCCAAAAGAAAGCATGTCTCTCAATAAGGGATAAAACTGTAttcatagatatatatatatatttttgaaagagaaggtgaTTGTAATTACATCAGCATTGAGATAGGCTGCAAAGGCAGGTTTAGGTTGTATCAACAGAAGTCTAATTTTTAAATGACAGTAAATTATTGTTCTAGTTTATTTTGCTTTAGTCAGATGTACTTTCTGCCCTAGATCCAGTTCTGGGCACTACTTTAACAGAGTCTGAAAACTTGGAACAGATTCAGAAAACAGCTACAAGGATGATTAGCAGGTTCAAAAGTAAGCCCTAGGAAGAGAGACTAAGGGAGCTGGGCATGTTACCAGTGATAAAATATGAAGTGAGGAGGCATGACAGTatttctcaaatactggaaggaaaTTTTCATAGAAAATCAGAATGAAAAAAGAGGACAAGCTGTagaataaaagattaaaattataaGATTTCAAATAAATCTAAGGAGGGAAAAATCTTAGCAGAAAGAACAATCCAGCAATAAAATCAGTGAAAGTTGGTTGACTCCCCTTCGTTGAATTTGTTTGGGTGGAAGTTTGATTATCATCTGTTTGAAAGGGCTGTAACTTCCAATCCCACCCTGAGTAGGAGTTGGCATTATATGGACAAAATGACCCTATATTCACTCTAGAAATCTATCATTCTATCAAAAGCATTCCCTAAAATCTCTATCCTTTGagtacaaaagaaagaaaactaaaaaatctCCTAATGATTGCTAGGTTCCAGCTAATATActttggaaaaaagaagaaaagtttctAATTCAGCAAGTCTCTTAGACAATTTCAGTATCGCAGAAAAATAATGCCTCTTGCCCATGGATTCAAAGAATGAATATCATATTTGATGGTAACAACTGCGGGTATACACAGCCTCTAAAATTATATCAATAGCCTTAGAGTTAGTGTTTCAAATAtactaaacaaaataataaattaactTCTCATACCTACCCTGGGACAACACAGCTTCAGTAAATTTATAGTTTTCCCACAAATATATACATCATTAGCAATATGTTTCAAGAATACAGGAACACAATCTTCTACTTCTTTAGAAATCAAAACATATCCATGGGTCCAGTAATGCTTGTCTAAGTATAAAGAAGTATGACATATCAAGAAGAGTTCCGAAATATATCATTTTGGCACGGttttaaagcaataaaatgcAGTGAGAACCCAAATATTATCCATTTGTTCTTCACAAGCAAGGCAACTTCCTTTGAATGGCATTtgtgttgcaaatatttttcacTCATTAGGTTCCATTTCTCTCTCAATCCAACAAATCTTATAGAAATAACTGTTGTGTTGGAGAAAAATGAGTGGAGGGAGCCTTATTTGTGTTGCCCTGAGTTCCTGAACAAAacgtgggatataaatctaacattaTGTCAAAGAAAGCTTACCTCTAAAGCCAAGATAATCTTCATTCACCTGAATCATGAATTCACCATACACATCTCTGAATACACCACTATACACCCAGTCGTGGATAAACCTAAAGCAGAAAACATTGGAagtccttttaaaaaatgatattctaGGATGGCTGTTGTATGTAAGATTAATATGATATCACATTGGATTACTAAAATGATTCCGTTATTGTAACTGGGAAAATCTGTGTGCTCTAAGAAATCCATTATATCATTTTGCCAGATCACTGTGACAATGCATGGCTCCTACCTTGTGTACGGTTCACAACTTGTTTTCAGTAGGGACAGAAGAACTGGGTAATGCTCACTGCTGCAGTTATTAAGAGTCTCTTGGTAGAGATATGAAAGAAGTTTAACTCCCTGAAATACATACAAGCCAGTTTGTGTACAAAGCATAAAACTTACATTTTTTTCAGTTCAGACTCATTTGCCTGCTCTATCCAAGAAATCAACAGGATAAAGCTACTGTTCACAGCTGCTTCCTTCCTCAAGTAAGCCTGTTTTAGTAGTTACATATTCAGGCTCTCAACAGGTGGGGAAGTACACAGTATTTTTTGCTCAGttatattatttcaaatattgATGAGTACAAATATTACAAGTTGAATAGTATAGAAATCCCTTCAAACCATTTAAAATGCATGGCCACTAAACATGTTGAGACCAATTATTTATTCCAATcaagccataaataaataaatacatacacacacacacatatacatacatacatacatatataaatattgctGTGACAGAAACAAACCCATGTACTCACAGTTGGAAAGGAAGTACTGGTGCCTCCACCAGCTCCCACAGCAGTCGTTCCTATGCCACAGAGTTCAGCCAAATACCTTAACAAAAAGACAAAGCAGTTACACTTGCACAATCACTTGCAGAGTATTAAAACTGTCTAAGGTACTGGGCAGACAAGATAAGCTCTGAGCTATACCCTGATATTTGAAGATGATGATTAGAACCTTGCATTCTTAATGGAGTTTTTATGGAGTTGTTAAGGCAAACAAATGATGAGAGATCTTGCCTTCTAGAATCTAAACCAGGCTTTGACTCGTGCCTTGCTTCAAGGACTGCTTTTCGCTTTTGCTTTGAGGACTGCTGTTTGTCTTGCCTTAGTCTTGTGGACTGCTTTGTTTTACCTTCAGAACTGTCTTTGTCGTGTACCTTGTCGTGCCCTGAGGATTGCCACTTGTTTTATGACTGGACTTTCCTGGTAATATATGGGCTGTTGTTTGGGGGACTGAGGGTGACTGCCTCCAGGGGTGGAGCCTTACTGGTCATTGGAGGGCCATTTGTTGAACACTTCTTGAGGACAAACTGGGTCATAACAACATCTTCTTAGTCATAAAAATTATATGTTTAATTCAGGAACTTATTTTAGCAGCTTATTTAGCAGCTACAACTAAATTACAGTAAGCTGTtaaagcagagttccccaacctttctggttttGTGAACCAGCGGGGGGAGGGCAGAGCGGATAGTTATACATGAGCAGCCGTTTGCGTGAATGAAGCATGCACACACGTGcttgcctgctgcttgtgcaaatgggGATGTGCGCATGCCGCTTCCGCAGCCTGCTTCCAAATGTCTCCCAGCCCAGTAGTGGGTCACAGCCAGGTGGGGTTCAGGACCCCTGTGTTAAAATAAAGGCAGCACCTTTCACACCACTATTTCTGGGACACTGTTGAAAAGTGTTCAGTCTTCCATTTCTGTCCTATTACATTAATCCTAGAATGTTACCTTAACTGTCGTCCTAGTTTTCGGAAGAGAAAGCTGATTGTTAGAAGAGTTAAAGTTGGGGGTGTGGACAAAACACACGCTCGGTAGTACTGTAAGTATTTCCTCAGTCCACTTGTGAATGCCTAACAACAGTAAAAAGAAAGGgttttttaaacttaaaaatattaAGTACACCGTATCTCATAGTTTACTAAACTGGAAAATGGCGATAGGATACATTGATTTTTTTCAGAGGATAAGGGTCTTTTCACACACTACAGCTTAAGACACCAATCTTTTGAAACATAAAACCATTGTTCAGTAGTAGCACACATTCTCTGCATGAACAAATGAATTTTTATATCATGTTAAGTTATGGCTTACTTAATCACAGTTGATAATTGAGACACAATTGAATTACTACCAATTCTTACAGTATAAACCATGAGGGCTACAATACACTGAGTCAAAACCAAATAATGGCAGCTAAAAAAACTTGGTTTAATTTATATCCACTTACAAATATATAGCAGTGGGCAATCAGAAAGATTTCTACCTAACATAGTCAACAATATATTCTGTACACTACATATACCTACAATTTTGTGGGATATGGACAACAGTATGTTGAATTCTAAGGCAAACTCTAGCCTTGGGGATCCCTGAATTTATACAATAGCATAAGCAGTATGGAATGGAACTGGGCTTTTGCATTCCTTGTGATATATCCACCAAAATGTGCCAAAATTGACTGGTTCTAGTCTTAGGTTACATTATAGAATTTTGGCACAAATATGAATCTGAATGTTGGTTGCTGAATAAATCAAGAACAGCATATCATAGAAGGCATTTGTGAGAATAAACAGAATGCAAAACAAATGGTACAATGCTAAGACAAAGACATGTGAATGCTCCCTTGGCTATTTTGTGTCTTTATGTGTAGATATACAGTGTAAGGaatatttatttcagttattTGGTATTTTGGGCTAAGTTTAAGACAGGAATCTACATGTGTTTTTGTATGCAGAGACAATGCTACATTGTTAATGAGGTTAATAAGTTAATGAAGGCATGAGACACTGTTACCAGTACCTCCTATCCAAAAACTGCCTTAAATGTTACACCAAAGCTTGGCAAAGCCTTCCACTAGCCAAGTACTCTGCCTGATTATCAAGCAGGAAGCTAAGAATCCAGAACAACTCCTGAATAATGAACCTGTTTCTTCAGGGAAGTGCAAATCCAAGAAAAGCTAGCTTAGGCCTTGTTAGAGATCTAATGGTTTCTGTAGAGACAGCAGCACTATCCTCTGGGACACAATAGCAGCTTGCTTTGTCCCATCCAATGTATTATGATCTCAAGAGACTCTATAAAGAATCTCATAACCAGGTTGAATCCCAAGTGAAATGTAACAGTTAAGCTTATGCATGAATAAGGTTCTGCTTACTCTCAACACCTCATTCTCTCTGCACTTTGTGAAGAAGAGTTTTGTACAACCGGGATTTAATTGAACAGCATAAGAATAAAAGGcaattttttcttccaaaacagaGAACATACCAGACTTTACTAATGGATATTAGGTAAAGAGAAGACTATATTCAaccaaattaataataaaaactgcaAGTGAATTACCTGAAATACAAGCCCTTTTTTGTATGAGGAGTCTAGAACTGGTTGAACAGAAAAACGGCTCAGCCGTGTGTAATATGTTCCATATTCAGCCACTTCTGACAATAGACAGTTCATACTTTCAGGTGAAGTTCCAGAGACATAAATGCCTTGTTTCACTACAAATATCTGAACTGCCTATAAAGTTGGGAAAATAACAGGAAATTACTAAAATGCACAGCGTAGAAAGATTTACTAAACAAATGCAGGTCCTCATAAATCCAACTGTGAATATTTAAATGtactatttttatattaatttttaaaataaaaaactactGAATA includes the following:
- the TUBGCP6 gene encoding gamma-tubulin complex component 6 isoform X2; this translates as MEGITKLFGDLCEAHIVSVSTKVHLNKRKSSKKISRKSLQKIVYNTLFAKLFLDETHKVSQSNFSKLPVKNKILMLSFNLRVAGLSLEADRLEQLVEELEKSTCLPFTEITSILDFLVQLAGTGPPHCSPLKKDYFVNNKYVGRNTKYQGYDYYDVSIFEADVQAFIANEELQCNDTIQKTLQIMEAAPGTGLPMVELFSQNCSMGDRYERETRVSLFGALIHSRTYDMDIKLDLPPVPDNADLSGLAIKVPQSIDPSEDEGFQSASNLTPDSQSEPSVTPDLDLWEAALTYGPSKRRCWERIGFPPGKKEEPYLSEAGREAFDKFCRLREQELQLFSNTKFQLLQRVLVKEPEIVKDVLNVLIGVVSTSFSFNQAVQIFVVKQGIYVSGTSPESMNCLLSEVAEYGTYYTRLSRFSVQPVLDSSYKKGLVFQAFTSGLRKYLQYYRACVLSTPPTLTLLTISFLFRKLGRQLRYLAELCGIGTTAVGAGGGTSTSFPTGVKLLSYLYQETLNNCSSEHYPVLLSLLKTSCEPYTRFIHDWVYSGVFRDVYGEFMIQVNEDYLGFRDKHYWTHGYVLISKEVEDCVPVFLKHIANDVYICGKTINLLKLCCPRHYICWSDIPVPRISVTFSLDELKEIEKDCAVYVGRMERIARYSTISKEEKVLRMEIEKQELNAHARETASKALKAITDQQISEKMALDVKKREQFQKLKEQFVKDQERRRTLKQEEIDDDFSYARELREREKRLKALEEDLEKRARQELIDHYTKLSEDAARREKKALWRIQRHKLEAARLNFLLKDQQHIEDMLEKLPGGKYRKKVNIIPEDQSQQVMLAAGQGRDADLQVTSLESDHQKVMNMGRDTKSELTNYISNDQSLELTQPLNVQPTDCSESEEAEVASQTVSSDQMATLSKGMSELGLNFEDFLPKPQEEILQTTQQANLLDEALESINSDLSLSDQRKESDSLPKEATEGEAVFHASLDNEYDFNTVLSPLVSQSHIQVGENVFDVESRRPRWNIHGHISDASIKIGGYVPHTELSQPHSNPHGHSSDAHIKVGEYTSGEGPRRPRWNIHGHVSIAHIPVGEYASEVELSRPRWNIHGHASDANIEIGEYVPKVEATRARWNTQGDILDTNICTGENVSESLSSRPRWNVHGHASESHFKVGELVSDSESSKPRWSAFGHASQSSIQLGEWTPSTDSDPIPHLKAGFGPASSCTVQTFLYNGGCSDGKGEEQKTRPPDLELANLDKTQEKSFGEEEQVVIRDDTEDLQPFPVEEPEKSTSLCVVTQQISVSEVIVSENQEGGSTSVAMWKKEDDYLQALSNQYCLEKYQDQYEFMSELPVSHLLHHMIPRSYTFPVDPSKQSATDETAVQLSELLSLPVLMKRSITTPLVSHVSLVNKAIVDYYFVELNVEKHFEALRHFLLMEDGEFAQSLSDLLFEKLGSGQTPGELLNPLVLNSILNKALQYSLHGDSHLASNLSFALKYLPDMFKPNAPDALTCLDLRYKLKHMVWTLKDVWFHLKRTALVKHASNSVQFRQLQLYKHEMQHFVKVIQGYIANQILHVTWCEFGNKLSSVGNLEEIYRTHAEYLNKAIFRGLLTEKAAPVMNIIHSIFSLILKFRSQLISQSWNFDSSKHVAVHPNFGLMQQSYNTFKYYSHFLFNVVTKLINRGYQPHLEDFLLRINFNNYYKDN